A single Natranaerobius thermophilus JW/NM-WN-LF DNA region contains:
- a CDS encoding glycogen-binding domain-containing protein has translation MEVTLSLDKDPNIPIEYVEIIGNFTKYQNSLLMEEDKDCWLKTIKLPPGEHLYAFLINGNLRLNDPKANIYMLDNDDQIWSVIIINERGERLYNNQKYSVHIEEYKLSSVMSEKPIKNHKRQYDRFLDQKIVARFLFTQVTGLHSITTAWYTPQGNLFQVSENYLIETNSKETQTKMLWFWLDLRNSKHQLPCGLWTLKLFVDGAFILEDKFQLLEKGYYSIRGDV, from the coding sequence GTGGAAGTTACTTTAAGTTTAGATAAAGATCCCAATATTCCGATAGAATATGTTGAAATAATCGGAAATTTCACTAAATATCAAAATAGTTTGCTAATGGAAGAAGATAAAGACTGTTGGTTAAAAACGATAAAACTGCCACCGGGTGAACATTTGTATGCCTTTTTAATAAATGGAAATTTGAGACTTAATGATCCTAAAGCTAATATTTATATGCTAGACAACGATGATCAGATTTGGTCAGTCATAATAATCAATGAACGAGGGGAAAGGTTGTACAATAACCAAAAATATAGTGTCCATATTGAAGAGTATAAATTATCCTCAGTAATGTCCGAAAAACCAATAAAGAATCATAAAAGGCAGTATGATAGATTTTTGGATCAAAAAATTGTTGCCAGGTTTTTGTTTACACAAGTTACTGGACTTCATTCGATTACTACAGCATGGTATACACCTCAAGGAAATTTATTTCAAGTTAGTGAAAACTATCTTATTGAAACTAATTCTAAAGAAACTCAAACAAAGATGTTGTGGTTTTGGTTAGATTTGAGAAATTCAAAGCATCAACTACCCTGCGGGTTATGGACTTTAAAATTGTTTGTGGATGGAGCATTTATTTTAGAAGATAAATTTCAATTATTAGAAAAAGGTTATTATTCTATAAGGGGGGATGTTTAA